The nucleotide sequence GCAAGCCGCAGCCGATCGACGGAGCGCTGCTGCTCACCGGACCGCTGGGCGAACGACTGCGCAGTGGCGGCGGCGGCCATCACCGACTGGGCGGCCTGGTGGGCGCCGAGCATCAGGCGCCAGTTGGCGCGCTGTGGCTCGGCGTCGGCCAGGACGTCGTGCCGCGCGCTAAGCGCAAGAAGTCGCTCGACCCTCGCGGCCAGGAGCTGGACCCCGGCCAGCGCCTGCTCCGACCGGACGCGTGCCTCGGCGGTGGACACCGCGATCTCGGCGGCCAGAGCCGCCTGATCGGCGAGTCGATCTCGCAGGTCGGCCAGCCAGGACGCGGTATCCGCGTCATCGACCGTGGCCACGCCGGCCGCTTCCCCCACGCGGGCCAGGAGTTGCCCGATGACGACCTTGCGGTCCTTGAGCCGAGCGGCCGAATCCCGACGTGCTGCGGCGAACCATTCCTCGATGGACCCGAACCGGCCGGTGTCGAAGAGCCTCTCCAGCAACACTTCCCGTTCAGCGGTATCGGACCGCAGGAACCTCGCGAAGTCCCCCTGCGGCAGGAGTACGACCTGGAAGAACTGATCGGCCGACATCCCGAGGAGGTCGATGACGGTCTGCCCGACCTCCTCCGCGCGCGTCAGGCCATCGGCCCTCGCGCCGTCCGGCGGTGGGTCGAGCCATCGAAGAGCGACCTTCGCCTTCTCCTCGGTGAGTCCGACACCTCGGGCCTTGGACCTGAGATAGGAAGGGCTGCGTACGATCTCGACCCGATGTCCGCCAAGGGTGGCCTCGAGCCGCACGAACGTCCGATCGGCCGGCTCTGCCCGGTCGCAGCGCAGGCGCTTCGCGTCGTTCCTGGCGCCCGGCACCCGACCGAACAGTGCGAACGCGATCGCGTCGAGCAGGGTCGTCTTCCCGGCGCCGGTATCGCCGTGCAGCAGGAAGAGCCCGTCGGCGCCCAGCAGGTCGAGATCGATGTCGATCTCACCGGCGAACGGCCCGAACGCGGCCAGTTGGAGACGGTGGAGCCTCACGCCGTCACCTCCACGAGTCGTTCGGCCGCGAGCGCCCGGTCGATCAGCAGCTGCTCGGCGGCCGTCGCGGAGGCGCCGCGGCAGTCCAGCAGGAAATCCGCGAGGACGTCGACGTCGGAGGCCGTTCCGGCGGCGGCGCCGCCCGCCACACGGGAGGCGATCTGCCCGACCGGTTCCCAGCTCACGGTGAGTGCCCAGGGATATTGCTCGCGCAGTCGGCGCATGGGCTCGAGCGGCCGCACGGCGTCGGTCAGCACGACCGACAGGTAGTGCTCGGACAGTTCGAGGTAGCCCAGGAGCACCTCGGCGAGCGTTCCGGTGACGATCGAGAGCGGGCGCACCACCGGCAGTTCCAGCCACTGGTCGACGAAGGAACCGTCTGCGCAGAGATCGATGAGCCAGGCGCCCTTGTGGTGGCCGGCCTCGGTGAAGGAGTACGGCAGCGGCGAGCCCGAGTAGCGGAGCCGTTCGCCGATCTTCTGGGCACCGTGCAGATGCCCGAGCGCCACGTAGTCGATGTCGTCGAAGACCTCGGCCGTGACCGACTCGACCCCGCCCACCGCGATGGAGCGTTCGGAACCGCCCGGCCATCCGCCGACCACGAAAGCATGGGCCGCGACGACCGACCGGGTCCCGGGCGCGCGCGACGCCAGGTCGGCTCTGACCAGATCCATAGCGGCGGACATGACGGCCTGGTGACCGGGGCGTCCGGCGATGCCCAGTGCCGTTCTGGCGAGCTCCGGCTCGAGGTAGGGCAACGCGTAGATCGCGACCGGTCCGTGCGCGTCGGCGAGCATCACCGGCTCGCTCAACCCGGCGACGGAGGTGCGCAGGTGCAGCCCGCCGGCGGCGAGGAAGTCGGCGAACGCCCCCAGTCGCGGCGCCGAATCATGATTTCCGGACGAGGCGACGATGACGGCGCCGGCTTCACGCAGCCGCCGCAGCGAGCGGGTGGCCACCTGGACGGCCTCTGCCGAGGGGACCGCCCGGTCGTAGAGGTCGCCCGCGATGATGACGACGTCGACCTGGTGCGCGGCCACCAGATCGGCCAGCGCGGACAGCACGAACTCCTGGTCCGCCAACAGGTCCTGCCCGTGGAAGGTCCGGCCGACG is from Nakamurella sp. PAMC28650 and encodes:
- a CDS encoding exonuclease SbcCD subunit D — its product is MRILHTSDWHVGRTFHGQDLLADQEFVLSALADLVAAHQVDVVIIAGDLYDRAVPSAEAVQVATRSLRRLREAGAVIVASSGNHDSAPRLGAFADFLAAGGLHLRTSVAGLSEPVMLADAHGPVAIYALPYLEPELARTALGIAGRPGHQAVMSAAMDLVRADLASRAPGTRSVVAAHAFVVGGWPGGSERSIAVGGVESVTAEVFDDIDYVALGHLHGAQKIGERLRYSGSPLPYSFTEAGHHKGAWLIDLCADGSFVDQWLELPVVRPLSIVTGTLAEVLLGYLELSEHYLSVVLTDAVRPLEPMRRLREQYPWALTVSWEPVGQIASRVAGGAAAGTASDVDVLADFLLDCRGASATAAEQLLIDRALAAERLVEVTA